A stretch of Paenibacillus mucilaginosus 3016 DNA encodes these proteins:
- a CDS encoding alpha/beta hydrolase: MNNNGNYSASDLEGMGQGGYPYFAYAAVYLPYNYSRDGKPFKVMYLSHGAGNPASEHSWTGKGVIQNQMDNMIASGGSEPFVVVSIDNYATGWNGDNFLNVLVPAIEAKYNVSRDPADRAVVGFSRGAYFTHDVMKTGPDFADSYGLFSAYLPDSTMAADYTALSGKSIYIGVGIFDEYYWGTLNIQKALAKDGVSFSSHLLNAGHDWYVWRLLYNDLVSKILWK; encoded by the coding sequence GGGGCAAGGGGGATATCCCTACTTTGCTTATGCTGCAGTGTATCTTCCCTATAATTACAGCCGGGACGGCAAGCCTTTCAAGGTCATGTACCTGTCCCACGGGGCTGGCAACCCTGCCAGCGAGCACTCCTGGACGGGCAAAGGCGTGATCCAGAACCAGATGGACAACATGATCGCATCCGGCGGCAGCGAGCCTTTCGTCGTCGTCAGCATTGACAATTACGCCACGGGCTGGAATGGGGATAATTTCCTGAACGTACTCGTTCCTGCGATTGAGGCCAAATATAATGTGAGCCGGGACCCGGCGGACCGCGCGGTGGTGGGCTTCTCCAGGGGCGCTTACTTCACCCACGACGTAATGAAGACGGGCCCGGATTTCGCTGACAGCTACGGCCTGTTCAGTGCCTATCTGCCCGACTCCACCATGGCGGCGGACTACACCGCCCTGTCCGGCAAGAGCATCTACATCGGCGTTGGAATCTTCGATGAGTATTATTGGGGTACGCTGAACATTCAAAAGGCGCTGGCCAAGGACGGCGTATCTTTCAGCTCCCATCTCCTGAATGCCGGCCATGACTGGTATGTCTGGCGCCTGCTTTACAACGATCTGGTGAGCAAAATCCTGTGGAAGTAA
- a CDS encoding helix-turn-helix domain-containing protein has translation MRLAFQSLLHSFLQPAPEEHRIEEASKGIDQSIQYMYKHFREKVKLDTLSHIAGLTQTSYSRSFKKEKGVSPVEYLNRIRIDCSKQLLRPDCSIKEVSGQVGFGNEFYFSRMFKRETGITPTLYVRRKQLRVAVATCFRYQDNLLALGVEAVAEMNGYNYAEQSESEHKRLVQTQLNALRQASPDLILADFRHMPFYEQLKQIAPTVMLEFTVDWRKNHRRIAELIGREKEAQQNFTQLEQKVSYARHLLSDSYGHETISLLRLYPDKIRVQGSSGHPVNELLYTELGLKPGSAVPIKEQVKEFPLTNLAPFETDHLFIFKHYPPRYDEEVLSQLQASPSWCGMHAYRSGRIRIIANWIALSWTPIGQNQIMDELLLPPSVSADLRDQPRLLHEKPSPNETRITSTGFCSPDRCKAGARHTSHGRHSGDGS, from the coding sequence ATGCGGCTTGCATTCCAGAGCCTCCTCCACAGCTTCCTGCAGCCTGCTCCGGAAGAGCACCGCATAGAGGAAGCGAGCAAGGGAATTGACCAAAGCATCCAGTATATGTACAAGCATTTCCGTGAAAAAGTGAAGCTGGATACGCTTTCCCATATCGCGGGATTGACGCAAACCTCCTATTCCAGAAGCTTCAAAAAAGAAAAAGGCGTGTCCCCGGTGGAATACCTGAATCGAATCCGGATTGACTGCTCGAAGCAGCTGCTCAGACCGGATTGCTCGATTAAGGAGGTTTCCGGACAAGTAGGCTTCGGCAACGAATTTTACTTCAGCCGTATGTTTAAGCGGGAAACCGGCATTACTCCAACCCTATATGTGCGGCGAAAACAGTTGAGGGTAGCGGTAGCGACTTGTTTCCGTTACCAGGATAACCTGCTTGCCTTGGGTGTGGAAGCCGTGGCGGAAATGAACGGGTACAACTATGCCGAGCAAAGCGAGTCTGAGCATAAGCGGCTTGTTCAAACCCAGCTGAACGCCTTGCGGCAAGCCAGCCCGGACCTGATCCTCGCCGATTTCCGGCATATGCCCTTCTACGAGCAATTGAAGCAGATCGCACCTACGGTCATGCTCGAATTCACGGTGGATTGGCGCAAAAATCACCGCAGAATCGCGGAATTGATTGGCCGCGAAAAAGAAGCACAGCAAAACTTCACCCAGCTGGAACAGAAGGTAAGCTATGCCCGTCACCTGCTATCCGACAGCTACGGCCATGAAACGATATCCCTCCTGCGTCTGTACCCCGACAAAATCAGAGTGCAGGGCTCATCGGGCCATCCTGTGAACGAGCTGCTGTACACGGAGCTGGGACTTAAGCCCGGAAGCGCCGTGCCGATCAAGGAGCAGGTCAAGGAGTTCCCTCTGACGAACCTGGCCCCGTTCGAGACGGACCACTTATTTATATTTAAGCATTATCCACCTAGATACGATGAAGAAGTGCTCTCGCAATTGCAAGCAAGCCCTTCCTGGTGCGGGATGCACGCGTACCGCAGCGGTCGGATTCGAATCATAGCGAATTGGATCGCTTTAAGCTGGACCCCGATCGGGCAAAATCAGATCATGGATGAACTGCTGCTGCCTCCATCCGTTTCCGCGGATCTTCGGGACCAGCCACGTTTGCTTCATGAAAAACCTTCTCCAAACGAAACCAGAATTACTTCCACAGGATTTTGCTCACCAGATCGTTGTAAAGCAGGCGCCAGACATACCAGTCATGGCCGGCATTCAGGAGATGGGAGCTGA
- a CDS encoding nitroreductase family protein, translating into MNFMETKLDGPIAELIKARRTIRSFKSDPVSRSLLLELLNVAVWAPNHLNRQPWRFILFQGEGRTTFAKAMVQTYSAEDKEKYGRKKMEYYQAVPAHLIIVMKEDPRQKVWDEDYAAVCSLIQNFQLAAWEQGLGVVWKTNNFGYDPRFRHDVGVKAGEKIVGILHIGYPDIVPPVQQRTPAEELLTVIEE; encoded by the coding sequence ATGAATTTCATGGAAACCAAGCTTGATGGCCCGATAGCGGAGCTGATCAAAGCGAGAAGAACGATCCGCTCGTTCAAAAGCGATCCGGTCTCGAGAAGCCTGCTTCTAGAGCTGCTGAACGTCGCGGTATGGGCTCCCAATCATCTGAACAGACAGCCGTGGAGATTTATCCTGTTTCAAGGCGAAGGACGGACGACCTTTGCGAAGGCCATGGTACAAACCTACTCCGCAGAGGATAAAGAAAAGTACGGCCGAAAGAAAATGGAGTATTACCAGGCCGTGCCGGCGCATCTCATCATAGTCATGAAAGAAGATCCCCGCCAGAAGGTGTGGGATGAGGATTATGCCGCCGTCTGCAGTCTGATTCAGAACTTCCAGCTTGCCGCGTGGGAGCAAGGCCTGGGTGTCGTATGGAAAACCAACAACTTCGGCTACGATCCGCGCTTCCGCCATGACGTCGGTGTAAAGGCCGGGGAAAAAATCGTCGGCATTCTCCACATCGGCTATCCAGATATCGTCCCGCCTGTGCAGCAGCGTACGCCTGCCGAGGAGCTGCTGACCGTTATTGAGGAGTAG
- a CDS encoding FecCD family ABC transporter permease, with translation MKSYILLRSQQGSWSILIHKKTVILSLVLLLLGIVIAIVSTGLGDMYISPPDVIRAIGGTGAESYIMVVQQLRLPRILAAVMVGASLAASGAILQGMVRNPLASPDMIGVTGGASAAAVTFLTYMAGHVSIRLLPVAAMLGALAASTALYLLAWKKGVTPIRLILVGIGMAALTTAATTMMILFSPKNDAGQAYLWLTGSVYAANWENVLTILPWSVTLIPLSLLLARHVNIGQLGDDIATSAGSSVERNRLLLLLISVALAGSAVSVAGGIGFVGLIAPHMARKLVGPSFDSVFTVSVLLGALIVMVADLAGRTLFLPLDVPVGVLTSAVGAPFFIYLLYTKRNSA, from the coding sequence ATGAAATCCTACATCCTCTTGCGCTCACAGCAGGGCAGCTGGTCCATCTTGATTCACAAGAAAACCGTGATCCTCTCGCTCGTCCTGCTCCTGCTCGGCATCGTGATCGCGATCGTAAGCACCGGGCTCGGGGATATGTACATTTCTCCTCCGGATGTCATCCGGGCGATAGGGGGAACGGGCGCGGAGTCGTATATCATGGTTGTTCAGCAGCTCAGACTGCCGCGTATTCTTGCAGCCGTCATGGTTGGCGCATCGTTAGCCGCGTCAGGCGCGATTCTGCAGGGAATGGTCCGCAACCCGCTCGCTTCGCCGGACATGATTGGGGTAACCGGCGGCGCTTCCGCTGCGGCAGTCACCTTTCTTACCTATATGGCCGGCCATGTCAGTATACGCTTGCTGCCGGTGGCGGCTATGCTCGGAGCTTTGGCCGCCTCCACGGCTCTGTACCTGCTGGCCTGGAAAAAGGGCGTAACCCCGATCCGTCTCATCCTCGTCGGCATCGGCATGGCCGCGTTAACCACGGCAGCCACAACCATGATGATCCTATTCAGCCCCAAGAACGATGCCGGCCAGGCGTATTTATGGCTGACCGGCTCGGTATATGCCGCCAATTGGGAGAACGTGCTGACCATTCTGCCCTGGAGCGTAACTCTTATTCCGCTGTCCCTCCTGCTTGCCCGGCATGTCAATATCGGGCAGCTCGGGGACGATATTGCAACGAGCGCCGGCAGCTCGGTGGAACGAAATCGGCTCCTGCTGCTTTTGATCAGCGTGGCTCTCGCAGGCTCCGCCGTTTCTGTCGCAGGCGGCATAGGATTCGTCGGACTCATAGCACCGCATATGGCCCGCAAGCTTGTTGGCCCCAGCTTCGACAGCGTGTTTACCGTCTCGGTGCTTCTCGGGGCCCTTATCGTTATGGTGGCGGACCTTGCCGGCAGGACGCTGTTCCTGCCCCTGGATGTCCCGGTAGGCGTGCTCACCTCTGCGGTGGGAGCCCCGTTCTTTATTTATCTGCTGTATACCAAACGAAATTCCGCTTAG
- a CDS encoding FecCD family ABC transporter permease has protein sequence MNSNVWKSAGLLAGCIALLLCIAASLLFGATHYSVPVAWQAAFHYDETVNEQIIIRTTRIPRALIAAVIGASLAIAGALMQTLTRNPLASPGTLGINAGASFIVVLAAIAFSVSSMQTLMWLAFAGAAFGAVIVYALGSVGRDGLTPLKLVLAGAAMTALFASFTQAILVLNSEGLSTVLYWLTGTVAGRSPEMLRIVIPYIVMSWIAAWIVARDLNVLMMGEDTAKGLGQRTFLLKIVTGVIIVILAGSSVSVAGPIGFIGIVIPHAARFIVGIDLRWVIPYCAVLGAVLLILADLAARFIMIPEEVPVGVMTAAVGAPFFMYIARKGIVKT, from the coding sequence ATGAATTCGAATGTATGGAAGTCTGCAGGACTTCTGGCGGGCTGCATCGCTTTGCTGTTGTGTATAGCGGCTAGTTTGTTATTCGGGGCGACTCATTACAGCGTACCGGTTGCGTGGCAAGCGGCCTTTCACTACGATGAGACGGTGAACGAGCAGATCATTATCAGGACAACCCGAATACCCAGAGCTCTGATTGCCGCTGTCATAGGAGCAAGTCTGGCCATTGCAGGAGCGCTCATGCAAACCTTGACCCGCAATCCGCTCGCTTCGCCCGGCACGCTTGGGATCAATGCGGGCGCGAGCTTTATTGTGGTGCTGGCGGCCATCGCCTTCTCCGTGTCTTCCATGCAGACGCTGATGTGGCTGGCCTTCGCCGGCGCCGCATTCGGGGCGGTGATTGTCTACGCGCTCGGCTCCGTCGGACGTGACGGACTCACACCCCTGAAGCTGGTGCTGGCAGGTGCCGCTATGACGGCCCTCTTCGCCTCCTTCACCCAAGCGATCCTTGTTTTGAACAGCGAGGGCCTCAGCACCGTGCTGTATTGGCTGACAGGAACGGTAGCAGGCCGTTCACCCGAAATGCTGCGCATCGTCATTCCGTATATCGTGATGAGCTGGATAGCGGCCTGGATCGTCGCCCGGGACTTGAACGTTCTGATGATGGGCGAAGACACGGCCAAGGGTCTGGGACAGCGGACCTTCCTGCTGAAAATCGTAACGGGTGTCATTATCGTGATCCTTGCCGGGTCCTCGGTATCCGTGGCCGGCCCGATCGGCTTTATCGGCATTGTCATCCCGCATGCCGCCAGGTTTATCGTCGGCATTGATCTCCGTTGGGTGATTCCTTATTGTGCGGTGCTTGGTGCGGTTCTGCTCATCTTGGCCGATCTGGCCGCGCGGTTCATCATGATTCCCGAGGAGGTGCCGGTCGGCGTGATGACGGCTGCGGTCGGCGCCCCGTTCTTTATGTATATCGCGCGAAAGGGGATTGTAAAAACATGA
- a CDS encoding ABC transporter substrate-binding protein gives MKALRMMMIMLLLCVITACGTTASTGTNGSTATAPAGTTAAAQPAAEAEKTIKHALGTVTLKKKPERVVVLFSGMVDNALALGVKPVGAVESWDQKPWYTFLRDKMDGVQNLGSEAQPNLEAIIALKPDLIIGTKSRHEKIYPQLSSIAPTLITEDLFNWKENLKISSEALYKEKEAEQIIKNWDRRVAEFKQKVGDKLGQTEISIMRFEEDGSSRIYVTGFAGTIFKELGLSRPKSQQVEGKTVINLTSKEQMAQLDGDYIFDITQLNADAPGKAQTQNDWTSHPLWKNLEGVKNGKYFKVDVVTWNLSAGALAAQALLDDLYKYFEIK, from the coding sequence ATGAAAGCTTTACGAATGATGATGATTATGCTGCTCCTATGCGTGATCACGGCATGCGGCACAACTGCAAGTACAGGAACCAACGGCAGTACTGCCACAGCTCCTGCCGGCACGACCGCAGCAGCGCAGCCTGCCGCCGAGGCGGAGAAAACGATTAAGCACGCATTAGGCACCGTTACACTGAAGAAAAAGCCGGAACGCGTAGTCGTGCTGTTCAGCGGCATGGTCGACAACGCGCTTGCCTTGGGTGTAAAGCCGGTCGGCGCCGTTGAGTCATGGGACCAAAAGCCCTGGTATACCTTTTTGCGGGATAAAATGGACGGGGTCCAAAACCTGGGCAGCGAAGCGCAGCCCAATCTGGAGGCGATCATCGCTCTGAAGCCCGACCTGATTATCGGAACGAAATCGCGTCATGAGAAAATCTATCCGCAGCTCAGCAGCATTGCGCCTACCCTCATCACGGAAGATCTTTTCAACTGGAAGGAAAATCTGAAGATCAGCTCTGAGGCGCTGTACAAGGAGAAAGAGGCGGAGCAAATCATAAAGAATTGGGACCGGCGCGTTGCTGAATTCAAGCAAAAGGTCGGCGACAAGCTGGGCCAAACGGAGATTTCGATTATGCGGTTCGAGGAGGATGGCAGCTCCCGGATCTATGTGACCGGGTTTGCCGGAACGATCTTTAAGGAACTGGGTCTCTCCCGTCCGAAGTCTCAGCAGGTAGAAGGCAAGACGGTCATCAACCTGACCTCGAAGGAGCAGATGGCGCAGCTCGACGGCGACTATATCTTCGACATTACCCAACTGAACGCGGATGCTCCGGGAAAGGCGCAGACGCAGAACGACTGGACTTCACATCCGTTATGGAAAAATTTAGAGGGTGTCAAAAACGGAAAGTATTTCAAAGTGGACGTCGTGACCTGGAATTTGAGCGCAGGCGCTTTAGCCGCTCAGGCATTACTGGATGACCTTTACAAGTATTTCGAAATCAAGTAA
- the iolE gene encoding myo-inosose-2 dehydratase, with the protein MKNQDILWGIAPIGWRNDDIPEIGAENTLQHLLSDIVVAGFQGTEVGGFFPGPQALNKELGLRNLRVAGQWFSSFIIRDGMEHVRERFHSQCRYLQEVHADVIVVSEQTYSVQCLDKNVFTEKPHFSKEEWESLCAGLEELGQIAESYGLKLVYHHHMGTGVQTAEEVDRLMTGTDPRYVHLLYDTGHMYVSDGDVLSLLHTHIDRIRHVHFKDVRSDVLDGCRKDGKSFLQSFLSGMFTVPGDGCIDFTGVYAALLEYDYKGWIVVEAEQDPAVAHPLEYALKARHYIDEALLVTS; encoded by the coding sequence ATGAAAAACCAGGATATCTTATGGGGAATTGCTCCGATCGGCTGGCGTAATGATGACATTCCTGAGATTGGTGCCGAGAATACACTTCAGCACCTGTTAAGCGACATTGTGGTGGCCGGCTTTCAAGGTACGGAGGTGGGCGGCTTTTTCCCCGGCCCTCAAGCGTTAAACAAAGAGCTTGGACTCCGTAATTTGAGAGTGGCGGGTCAATGGTTCAGCAGTTTCATCATCCGTGACGGGATGGAGCATGTGCGCGAACGGTTCCACAGCCAATGCCGTTATTTGCAGGAGGTTCATGCAGACGTCATTGTCGTATCGGAGCAGACTTACAGTGTGCAGTGTCTGGATAAGAACGTGTTTACGGAGAAGCCCCATTTTTCAAAGGAAGAATGGGAGAGCTTATGTGCAGGTCTCGAAGAGCTGGGTCAAATTGCCGAATCCTACGGGCTGAAGCTGGTCTACCACCATCATATGGGGACAGGCGTCCAAACGGCGGAAGAAGTGGACCGACTGATGACGGGCACAGATCCGAGATACGTGCATCTGCTGTATGACACGGGACATATGTACGTTTCGGACGGTGATGTTCTGTCTCTGCTTCACACCCATATCGACCGGATCAGGCACGTTCATTTCAAAGATGTAAGAAGCGATGTGCTGGACGGCTGCAGGAAAGACGGGAAGTCCTTTTTGCAATCCTTTTTAAGCGGCATGTTTACGGTACCGGGTGACGGCTGCATCGATTTTACCGGGGTCTACGCTGCTCTGCTGGAGTACGATTATAAAGGCTGGATTGTGGTCGAGGCCGAACAGGACCCTGCCGTGGCGCATCCGCTGGAATACGCGCTGAAGGCCCGCCATTATATTGACGAAGCTTTGCTTGTGACTTCCTAA
- a CDS encoding Gfo/Idh/MocA family protein yields MTLKIGVIGTGAIGREHIRRITNNLSGGRITAVTDVNQEAAKAVVEQFGLDAVVYPDDRTLIASEQVDAILVTSWGPAHQASVMAGIEAAKYVFCEKPLATTAEGCRSIVDAEIKFGRRLVQVGFMRRYDNGYIQLKEAIDSNYIGEPLMIRCAHRNPSVDEGYTTDMAITDTLIHEIDVLHWLINDDYSSVQVTYPKKTRHASSHLRDPQLVTLETAKGIVISAEIFVNCKYGYDIQCEVIGEEGIVKLPEVASITYRKEAKLGVHLLMDWKQRFLDAYDRELQDFIDSIRKHGQPQGPTSWDGYIAAVTADACVKAQESGHRETIVFGEKPELYRDYEVSFHRV; encoded by the coding sequence ATGACATTGAAGATCGGTGTAATTGGAACAGGGGCCATCGGACGCGAGCATATCAGAAGAATTACCAATAACTTGTCCGGCGGCAGAATTACCGCAGTAACGGATGTGAATCAGGAAGCGGCCAAAGCCGTGGTCGAGCAGTTCGGGCTGGATGCGGTTGTGTATCCGGATGACCGAACGCTTATTGCTTCCGAGCAAGTGGACGCCATTCTGGTGACCAGCTGGGGGCCGGCCCATCAGGCCAGTGTCATGGCGGGGATTGAAGCCGCCAAGTATGTCTTCTGCGAGAAGCCGCTGGCCACGACGGCGGAGGGATGCAGGAGTATTGTGGACGCGGAAATCAAATTCGGCAGGCGTCTTGTGCAGGTGGGCTTTATGCGTCGCTATGATAACGGATACATCCAGCTGAAAGAAGCGATCGACAGCAACTATATCGGGGAGCCGCTGATGATTCGCTGCGCGCACCGTAATCCATCCGTAGACGAGGGCTATACGACGGATATGGCGATCACCGATACCCTGATTCATGAAATCGACGTGCTGCACTGGCTGATCAACGATGATTACAGCTCCGTCCAGGTAACCTATCCCAAGAAAACCAGACATGCTTCGAGCCACTTGCGTGATCCGCAGCTGGTGACGCTGGAGACGGCAAAAGGGATCGTGATCTCCGCTGAAATCTTCGTAAACTGCAAGTATGGCTATGACATCCAATGTGAAGTGATTGGGGAAGAGGGGATTGTGAAGCTGCCTGAGGTGGCAAGCATCACCTACCGTAAGGAGGCCAAACTGGGCGTCCATCTGCTCATGGACTGGAAACAGCGGTTCCTTGATGCCTATGACAGGGAGCTCCAGGATTTTATCGATTCGATCCGGAAACACGGGCAGCCGCAGGGACCGACTTCGTGGGACGGATATATTGCTGCGGTGACAGCGGACGCTTGCGTGAAGGCGCAGGAATCCGGTCACAGGGAAACGATTGTGTTCGGTGAAAAGCCGGAATTATACAGGGACTACGAGGTCAGCTTCCACCGCGTGTAG
- the iolI gene encoding 2-keto-myo-inositol isomerase: MKLCFNQATTLNNSNLVKDLEYCEKHGYDYIEIRTMDKLPEYLQDHSIDDLAHYFQTHHIKPLAFNALVFFNNRDQAGHEEIIREFKDMMEMGSKLGVQYVVAVPLVTTDKIRKADIKSSCVEVLRELSDIAKPYGLKIAVEFVGHPQCTVNTFGQAYDIVEAVDRANVGLVLDCFHFHAMGSKPEDLEKADASKIFILHIDDTEDFPIGFLTDDDRVWPGLGAIDLDHILSTLKKNGYSDVVSVELFRPEYYELDAEEAIRTAKETTLQVVSRYFDLQSVVG, translated from the coding sequence ATGAAGCTGTGTTTTAACCAAGCGACAACGCTGAACAATTCGAATTTGGTCAAGGACCTGGAGTACTGCGAGAAGCACGGTTACGATTATATCGAAATCCGGACCATGGACAAGCTGCCGGAGTATCTGCAGGATCATTCGATCGACGATCTGGCTCATTATTTCCAGACCCATCATATTAAGCCTCTGGCATTTAACGCCTTGGTCTTCTTCAACAACCGCGATCAGGCCGGCCATGAAGAAATCATCCGGGAGTTCAAGGACATGATGGAGATGGGATCGAAGCTGGGGGTGCAGTACGTTGTAGCCGTCCCCCTGGTGACCACGGACAAAATACGGAAAGCGGACATCAAGAGCAGCTGCGTGGAAGTGCTGAGGGAGCTGTCGGATATCGCCAAGCCTTATGGTCTGAAGATTGCAGTCGAATTTGTCGGACATCCGCAGTGCACGGTGAACACGTTCGGTCAGGCATACGATATTGTAGAGGCCGTGGACCGGGCTAATGTAGGTCTGGTTCTGGACTGCTTCCACTTTCATGCCATGGGCTCGAAGCCGGAGGATTTGGAGAAAGCCGACGCGTCCAAAATTTTCATCCTCCATATCGACGATACCGAGGACTTCCCCATCGGCTTCCTGACCGATGATGACCGGGTATGGCCCGGACTCGGTGCGATCGATCTGGATCATATCTTATCGACCCTCAAGAAGAACGGGTACTCGGACGTGGTATCGGTGGAATTATTCCGGCCGGAATATTATGAGCTCGATGCGGAAGAAGCGATCCGAACCGCGAAAGAGACTACACTTCAGGTAGTATCGAGATACTTCGACCTTCAGTCGGTCGTCGGGTAA
- a CDS encoding transketolase: protein MNTAFQSCSADELTKKASEARRIILETVHYANAGHVGGPLSAIDMLIALYFSVMNINPDDPQWEDRDRFVLSKGHSAVALYTALALRGYFPLEELKTFDHIDSRLQAHPDMKLLPGLDMSSGSLGLGISTAVGLALGAKLKHQTFYTYCMIGDGESQEGQVWEAADVASKYKLNNLIAFLDYNKLQQYGWKGTDREREVPVTAPELRWEAFGWNVISIDGHDMAQILDACAQAKTVADRPTVIIAHTLKGKGVSFMENNYLWHAKVPDADELNRAIHEIEAEG, encoded by the coding sequence ATGAATACGGCTTTCCAAAGCTGCTCAGCAGATGAATTGACGAAGAAAGCTTCAGAGGCACGGAGAATCATTCTCGAAACCGTGCACTATGCGAATGCCGGCCACGTGGGAGGGCCCTTGTCGGCCATCGACATGCTCATCGCACTGTACTTTTCCGTGATGAACATCAACCCGGATGACCCGCAGTGGGAAGACCGGGACCGCTTTGTACTCTCGAAAGGGCATTCCGCGGTTGCGTTGTATACGGCGCTTGCCCTCCGGGGGTACTTCCCCCTCGAGGAGCTGAAGACGTTCGACCATATCGATTCCAGGCTGCAGGCGCATCCGGATATGAAGCTGCTGCCCGGACTGGACATGTCGTCAGGCTCGCTTGGCCTGGGAATCTCTACGGCCGTCGGCCTGGCCCTAGGAGCGAAGCTCAAGCATCAAACCTTCTATACTTACTGCATGATCGGCGACGGGGAATCGCAGGAAGGGCAGGTATGGGAAGCGGCCGATGTCGCTTCCAAATATAAGCTGAACAACTTGATTGCATTCTTGGATTATAACAAGCTTCAGCAGTACGGCTGGAAAGGGACGGACCGGGAGAGGGAAGTGCCGGTTACGGCACCGGAGCTGCGCTGGGAGGCATTCGGCTGGAACGTCATCAGCATCGACGGGCATGACATGGCCCAAATTCTCGATGCCTGCGCTCAGGCGAAGACGGTGGCGGACCGGCCGACCGTAATCATTGCGCATACGCTCAAAGGCAAAGGGGTCAGCTTTATGGAGAACAACTACCTCTGGCATGCCAAGGTTCCCGATGCGGACGAGTTGAACCGTGCCATTCACGAGATCGAAGCGGAGGGCTGA